The Sander vitreus isolate 19-12246 unplaced genomic scaffold, sanVit1 ctg322_0, whole genome shotgun sequence genome includes a region encoding these proteins:
- the rpp40 gene encoding ribonuclease P protein subunit p40, with product MSADLERTPRNLLVSERSSFLDQKNRISSQLDQLHFNYKVCVLLPECSSAPSHLDSALNTFSSFYLIRKLPLYELLDTHFLETVRQGGVSGLSYRTRLDEDNCVALMPNGRLSLSLDKDSFELLGVEGKPSRFNHRTKSRFVVCVDLTDSSMAPGGRGYQRLVTGLTSRLPLKTDFLMSLPAGGGASVQALLSRYDWSEHRPEVSRCSLTDLLCPAPLTSDPSAPLTSDPHRLLEWLGAVHAAVSCENSSSSFLSSLVCPEPNKKLSHALRVSVCGLLSHQDVQKLIQEIRVYLSVSPPGSASWASVTLHGFVDSPVSWGGEEHGVLRGGDNFLSLMMFPDQSYLLHLAAGAHDTCPP from the exons ATGTCCGCGGATCTGGAGCGGACTCCCCGGAACCTGCTGGTCTCGGAACGGTCCAGTTTCCTGGACCAGAAGAACCGGATCAGCTCTCAGCTGGACCAGCTGCACTTCAACTACAAG gtgtgtgtgctgctgcctgAGTGTAGCTCCGCCCCCTCTCACCTGGACTCCGCCCTCAACACCTTCAGCTCCTTCTACCTGATCAGGAAGCTGCCGCTCTACGAGCTGCTTGACACACACTTCCTGGAGACAGTACgccaag gtggaGTCTCTGGTCTGTCCTACAGGACCCGGCTAGATGAAGATAACTGCGTCGCTCTGATGCCAAACG gccgcctgtctctctctctggataAAGACTCCTTTGAGTTGTTGGGAGTTGAAGGGAAACCGTCGAGATTTAACCACCGAACAAAGAGCCGATTTG tGGTGTGTGTAGATTTGACTGACAGCAGCATGGCTCCAGGGGGGCGGGGCTACCAGCGACTCGTCACTGGTCTGACATCACGACTTCCTCTCAAGACCGACTTCctgatgtcacttcctgcaG GGGGCGGAGCCTCGGTGCAGGCGCTGCTGTCTCGCTACGATTGGTCGGAGCACAGACCTGAGGTTAGCAGGTGCAGCCTGACGGACCTGCTCTGCCCCGCccccctgacctctgacccctccgcccccctgacctctgacccccacCGCCTGCTAGAGTGGCTGGGAGCCGTGCATGCCGCCGTCAGCTG TGAGAACTCGTCCAGCAGCTTCCTGTCCTCGCTGGTCTGTCCCGAGCCCAACAAGAAGCTGAGTCATGCTCTGAGGGTCTCTGTCTGTGGACTGCTGAGTCATCAAGACGTCCAGAAACTCATCCAGGAgatcag ggtgtacctgtctgtctctccgccCGGGTCGGCGTCCTGGGCGTCTGTGACGCTTCACGGTTTTGTGGACAGCCCCGTATCATGGGGCGGCGAGGAGCACGGCGTCCTGAGAGGAGGAGACAACTTCCTCAGTCTGATGATGTTCCCCGATCAGAGCTACCTGCTGCACCTGGCGGCAGGGGCGCACGACACCTGTCCTCCCTGA
- the riok1 gene encoding serine/threonine-protein kinase RIO1 yields the protein MSVVGCVPGQFDDVEEDSVQSESQICDDVTLQPSSDQQEEEEEEYYDEDDDEDDDEEWAWRSAGDLTKRYNALSCQSNRQNPSNKMLPSAPSDKSLRKYEHKINLDKLNYADSVINKVKSMQKQKDADTFRVKDKSDRATVEQVLDPRTRMILFKMLSRGIICEINGCISTGKEANVYHAGTAAGDSRAIKIYKTSILLFKDRDKYVSGEFRFRHGYCKGNPRKMVRTWAEKEMRNLIRLQTAGIPSPEPLLLRSHVLLMSFIGKDNMPAPLLKNASLSESKARELYLQVLQNMRRMFQDARLVHADLSEFNMLYHNGDAYIIDVSQSVEHDHPHALEFLRKDCSNVNEFFVKRGVAVMTVRELFDFITDPSITCHNMDQYLHKAMMIAADRTSEQRTDQDRVDDEVFKKAYIPRTLTEVSHYERDVDLMKTKEEESAISGHKDNVLYQTLTGLKKDLSGVQTVPALLEDEQSSSSEEEEEEEGEKDEDDEEEDEQEQTEESQLDKKEKKKMVKEAQREKRKTKVPKHVKKRKERVSKMKKGK from the exons ATGTCGGTGGTGGGCTGTGTACCTGGACAGTTTGATGACGTAGAGGAGGACAG CGTCCAATCAGAGAGTCAGATCTGTGATGATGTCACTCTGCAGCCGTCGTCAGAccaacaggaagaggaagaggaggagtattatgatgaagatgatgatgaagatgatgatgaggagtggGCATGGCGTTCAGCTGGAGATCTGACCAAACGCTACAACGCTCTGAGCTGTCAG TCCAACAGACAGAATCCGTCCAATAAGATGCTGCCGTCGGCTCCATCGGACAAATCTCTGAGGAAGTATGAACACAAGATCAACCtgg ATAAGCTGAATTACGCCGATTCGGTGATCAACAAAGTGAAGTCGATGCAGAAACAGAAAGACGCCGACAC GTTCAGAGTGAAGGACAAGTCGGACCGCGCCACAGTTGAACAG GTTTTAGATCCCCGGACCAGAATGATTCTCTTCAAGATGTTGAGTCGAGGAATCATCTGTGAAATCAACGGCTGCATCAGCACTGGCAAGGAG GCGAACGTGTACCACGCCGGGACGGCGGCCGGAGACAGCCGAGCCATCAAGATCTACAAGACGTCCATCCTGCTGTTCAAAGACAGAGACAAATACGTTAGTGGAGAgttcag GTTCCGTCACGGTTACTGTAAAGGAAACCCCCGGAAGATGGTGAGGACCTGGGCCGAGAAGGAGATGAGGAACCTCATCAG gctgCAGACGGCAGGGATCCCGAGTCCAGAACCTCTGCTGCTCCGGAGTCACGTTCTGCTGATGAGCTTCATCGGAAAAGACAACAT GCCAGCGCCGCTGCTGAAGAACGCCTCGCTGTCGGAGTCCAAGGCCCGCGAGCTCTACCTGCAGGTTCTACAGAACATGAGGAGGATGTTCCAGGACGCTCGGCTGGTCCACGCAGACCTCAGCGAGTTCAACATgct ATATCACAACGGAGACGCTTACATCATCGACGTGTCTCAGTCGGTGGAGCACGACCATCCGCACGCTCTCGAGTTCCTCAGGAAGGACTGCAGCAACGTCAACG AGTTCTTTGTGAAGCGTGGCGTGGCGGTGATGACGGTCAGAGAGCTGTTTGACTTCATCACCGACCCGTCCATCACCTGCCACAACATGGACCAGTACCTGCACAAG gCGATGATGATAGCAGCTGATCGTACGTCAGAGCAGCGTACAGATCAGGACCGAGTGGACGACGAG gtgtTTAAGAAGGCCTACATCCCCCGCACCCTGACGGAGGTCAGTCACTACGAGAGAGACGTGGACCTGATGAAGACCAAGGAGGAGGAGTCAGCTATCAGCGGACACAAGGACAAC GTTCTGTACCAGACGCTGACCGGACTGAAGAAGGATTTATCTGGAGTCCAAACG GTTCCTGCTCTGCTGGAGGACGAGCAGTCTTCATcctcagaggaagaagaggaggaagaaggagaaaaagatgaagatgatgaagaggaggatgagcaGGAGCAGACTGAAGAATCTCAGCTGGACAAAAAG gagaagaagaaaatggtgaaagaagctcagagagagaagagaaaaaccaAAGTACCCAAACACGtgaagaagaggaaagagagggtgtCCAAGATGAAGAAAGGCAAATGA